One region of Roseicitreum antarcticum genomic DNA includes:
- a CDS encoding ABC transporter substrate-binding protein encodes MPRLHKILTAGAASLAMGTGAFAQAADDTIVVGLSADITTFEPAAISSRDNSNIARHIFGTLFSMDGDGVAQPDLANTLEISEDGLAYVYTLNEGLTCHDGEALTAEDAAYSFNRAADPENAFTGNTPGFVFSSIGFESAEALDELRVQINIAQKSQIAFGLIAEVFIHCMDSYEAMSLDEASSNPVGSGDYQITNWSRGSEVVLEAVEGAEVGFERIVWRIIPEASTRAAELMAGNVDIITNVAPDQLDVINNSGTAVVEPIQGTRRMYVGFNLSEAMADMPGAEAIANPDVRRALQYAVNVPGICTQLLNFECERMTGIVNPPNANQSLEPYPYDPEMAEQLLDEAGWPRGDDGTRFSIRFQAGQGRYLNDANVVQAVTQFLTDVGIDVELELMEWSSVFVPLIRERNAGPLFFLGSGGALWSPLYDMADLSTVSAGTNYTHWDDPRWFDRWADIAAAETEEETRVIIDEMLQVFYDDGPWLHMYFQPDFYGVSNRVNWQPRPDEKVYLFSAGLN; translated from the coding sequence ATGCCGAGACTCCACAAGATACTGACCGCCGGGGCCGCGAGCCTCGCGATGGGGACGGGGGCGTTTGCACAAGCTGCAGATGATACCATCGTCGTCGGGCTCAGCGCGGACATCACGACGTTTGAGCCCGCCGCGATCTCCTCGCGCGACAACTCCAACATCGCACGCCATATTTTTGGAACGCTCTTCTCCATGGATGGCGACGGCGTCGCGCAGCCCGATCTGGCGAATACTCTCGAAATCTCTGAAGATGGGCTGGCTTATGTCTACACGCTCAACGAAGGGCTGACCTGTCACGACGGCGAGGCGCTAACAGCCGAAGACGCCGCCTATTCGTTCAATCGCGCGGCTGACCCGGAGAATGCCTTCACCGGCAACACACCGGGCTTTGTGTTCTCCTCCATCGGCTTCGAGAGCGCCGAGGCGCTTGATGAGTTGCGCGTCCAGATCAACATCGCGCAGAAAAGCCAGATCGCCTTCGGCCTGATCGCTGAGGTCTTCATTCACTGCATGGACAGCTACGAGGCGATGAGCCTCGACGAAGCCTCCTCCAATCCGGTCGGATCGGGTGACTACCAGATTACGAACTGGTCGCGCGGTTCTGAAGTCGTGCTCGAAGCCGTCGAAGGCGCCGAGGTCGGCTTTGAACGCATCGTCTGGCGGATCATTCCCGAGGCTTCTACCCGCGCCGCAGAACTCATGGCCGGTAATGTCGACATTATCACCAACGTCGCCCCCGACCAGCTTGATGTGATCAATAATTCCGGCACCGCCGTGGTCGAGCCGATCCAAGGCACCCGCCGCATGTATGTGGGGTTCAACCTTTCCGAAGCAATGGCCGACATGCCTGGCGCAGAGGCCATCGCCAACCCGGATGTGCGCCGTGCGCTTCAATACGCGGTCAATGTTCCGGGCATCTGCACGCAGCTTTTGAACTTCGAATGCGAAAGGATGACCGGCATCGTCAACCCGCCGAATGCCAACCAGAGCCTGGAACCCTATCCCTACGATCCGGAAATGGCCGAACAGCTTCTTGATGAAGCAGGTTGGCCGCGCGGCGATGACGGCACACGTTTCTCGATCCGCTTCCAGGCTGGTCAGGGCCGCTATCTGAACGACGCCAACGTCGTGCAGGCCGTGACTCAGTTCCTCACCGATGTGGGAATCGACGTTGAGCTTGAACTGATGGAATGGTCCTCGGTCTTCGTGCCGCTCATCCGCGAGCGCAACGCCGGGCCGCTGTTCTTCCTTGGCTCTGGTGGTGCGCTCTGGTCACCGCTCTATGACATGGCCGATCTGAGCACTGTCAGTGCAGGCACCAACTACACCCATTGGGACGATCCACGCTGGTTCGATCGTTGGGCAGACATCGCCGCCGCCGAGACCGAAGAAGAAACCCGCGTCATCATCGACGAGATGCTGCAGGTCTTCTACGATGACGGCCCTTGGCTGCACATGTATTTCCAGCCCGATTTCTATGGCGTCAGCAACCGCGTAAACTGGCAGCCGCGCCCGGACGAGAAAGTCTATCTTTTCTCTGCTGGCTTGAACTGA
- a CDS encoding TlpA family protein disulfide reductase — MADYNYSEFSTTDYDFKNVHGPEIGDKAPDFALMTTEGDTKRLTDFTGDFLVLEMGSITCPLFQSRRGIMETLNRQSGVSTAVLYVREAHPGADVPGHKSFDDKKACATRLKAEDGETRTVFVDGLEGEAHSAYGSMPNAVFIINRNGCVVYRSEWNNPSATRKAVAALIAGRAVTAKDYFRPAVPVTVFRTLSKAGKGSAADFFKGLPFLIWTNIIKRNLRLFFGRTRTGSARTTC, encoded by the coding sequence ATGGCTGACTACAACTACAGCGAATTTTCGACCACAGATTATGATTTCAAGAATGTGCATGGCCCGGAGATCGGGGACAAGGCACCGGATTTCGCGTTGATGACGACGGAGGGCGACACGAAGCGCCTGACGGATTTTACGGGGGACTTTCTGGTTCTGGAAATGGGCAGCATCACCTGCCCCCTGTTCCAGAGCAGGCGCGGGATCATGGAGACCCTCAACCGCCAGAGCGGGGTCAGCACGGCTGTGCTCTATGTACGCGAGGCCCATCCGGGGGCCGATGTTCCCGGCCACAAAAGCTTCGACGACAAGAAGGCCTGCGCGACCCGTCTGAAAGCCGAAGATGGCGAGACTAGAACCGTCTTCGTGGACGGTCTGGAGGGAGAGGCACACAGCGCCTATGGCAGCATGCCGAACGCGGTTTTCATCATCAACAGGAACGGCTGCGTGGTGTATCGGTCGGAATGGAACAACCCGTCGGCCACCCGCAAGGCCGTTGCGGCTCTCATCGCCGGGCGTGCGGTCACGGCAAAGGACTATTTCCGGCCAGCGGTGCCTGTGACCGTTTTCAGGACGCTTTCAAAGGCGGGGAAAGGATCTGCCGCCGATTTTTTCAAGGGACTCCCTTTCCTGATCTGGACGAACATCATCAAACGCAATCTGCGCCTGTTCTTTGGCCGCACCAGAACCGGGTCGGCGCGCACCACCTGCTAG
- a CDS encoding MarR family winged helix-turn-helix transcriptional regulator has protein sequence MFNYEKIPLHWVNRLGFVLRKELSAVFREAGHPVSPEEWAILLVLWKQSPQTPGALADVTTKDRTTITRLIDAMVRKNLVSRSEDPDDRRRSVVAVSAHGVAMQEDLVRLAQGLINRALTDIPADDIETTTRTLRAMTENLLVPAQSASGQRISEDG, from the coding sequence ATGTTCAATTATGAGAAAATACCCCTCCATTGGGTAAACAGGCTCGGCTTTGTTCTGCGAAAGGAACTGAGCGCGGTTTTCCGCGAGGCGGGTCATCCTGTCAGCCCGGAAGAATGGGCGATCCTGTTGGTGCTCTGGAAGCAAAGCCCCCAGACACCGGGCGCGCTGGCGGATGTCACGACCAAGGACAGAACGACCATCACCCGTCTGATTGACGCGATGGTGCGCAAGAATCTGGTCAGCCGCAGCGAAGATCCGGATGACCGGCGACGCAGCGTCGTGGCGGTCAGCGCACATGGTGTCGCGATGCAGGAAGATCTGGTGCGCCTTGCGCAAGGGCTGATCAACCGTGCCCTCACCGACATCCCCGCCGACGACATCGAAACGACAACACGCACCTTGCGGGCCATGACAGAAAATCTTCTGGTGCCTGCGCAAAGCGCCTCAGGACAAAGGATATCCGAAGATGGCTGA